In a genomic window of Meleagris gallopavo isolate NT-WF06-2002-E0010 breed Aviagen turkey brand Nicholas breeding stock chromosome 1, Turkey_5.1, whole genome shotgun sequence:
- the RCSD1 gene encoding capZ-interacting protein: SSSLAYLFFPSFAHSILFLICQNRPTETNSEVDKSASPSVAQLAGKFKEQAASITGKEVPPHKPTRRKPPCSLPLYSNKTETSQNNGQKPSPNACPIPKVKVKSSPMIEKLQANLAFAPAALLPGASPKSPGLKVMVSPFSTPPSTPSSPGIQPQSSEASETPVSFDKPPEGTQLQFYNKVRTRGSIKRRPPSRKFRRSLSDYGDGEDLGNVIPSPENGTKEDGDEVFEHKGKTEEAETGNKEIKKQTVSDEKPPSRRGSSISDNEDKEEKQVEEVTPCKSNIGDTEKEEDEVCSHAPGEENSPQSPSEDKEDKVCEAPQEKEEEGGACEQEKGDKEKKEAEEKEISENTVTRRTSDTEETPLAPQPLQEAAGLETASEPLTSPMQEQGTE; this comes from the exons AGCTCCTCTCTAGCTTACTTGTTTTTCCCATCCTTTGCTCATAGCATACTGTTTCTGATTTGTCAGAACAGGCCAACAGAGACCAATTCAGAGGTGGACAAGTCGGCATCACCCTCAGTGGCTCAGCTAGCAGGGAAATTCAAAGAGCAAGCAGCCAGTATCACTGGAAAAGAG GTGCCACCACATAAGCCAACTCGGAGGAAACCACCATGCTCCCTTCCACTGTATTCCAACAAAACTGAGACAAGCCAGAACAATGGGCAA aagcCATCTCCAAATGCTTGTCCCATTCCCAAGGTCAAGGTGAAAAGCTCTCCCATGATTGAAAAGCTACAG gcCAATCTGGCTTTTGcgccagcagctctgctgccggGAGCATCTCCCAAAAGCCCTGGTCTGAAAGTCATGGTTTCTCCGTTCAGCACCCCTCCCTCAACGCCCAGCAGCCCAGGGATCCAGCCGCAGTCCAGTGAAGCAAGTGAGACGCCGGTCAGCTTTGATAAACCCCCAGAAGGCACTCAGCTGCAATTCTATAACAAG GTGCGGACGCGGGGATCAATAAAGCGTAGGCCTCCCTCCAGGAAGTTCCGAAGATCTCTGTCCGACTATGGAGATGGAGAAGATTTAGGGAATGTCATTCCTTCTCCAGAAAATGGTACCAAAGAAGATGGGGATGAGGTATTTGAGCATAAAGGCAAGACAGAGGAAGCAGAAACAgggaacaaagaaataaagaaacagacAGTGTCTGATGAGAAGCCCCCATCGAGGAGAGGATCCAGCATATCAGACAATGAagacaaagaggaaaagcaagtgGAAGAAGTGACTCCTTGCAAGAGTAACATAGGAGAtacagaaaaggaggaggatgaggTGTGTTCTCATGCTCCAGGAGAGGAGAACTCACCCCAGTCACCCTCTGAAGACAAGGAAGATAAGGTGTGTGAGGCTCCTcaggaaaaagaggaggaaggtgGTGCCTGTGAACAGGAAAAGGGagacaaagagaagaaagaagctgaagaaaaggagatCAGTGAGAACACAGTCACACGAAGAACGTCAGACACTGAGGAAACACCACTGGCACCTCAACCGCTGCAAGAGGCAGCAGGTTTAGAGACTGCCAGTGAGCCTTTAACATCACccatgcaggagcagggcaCAGAGTAG
- the MPZL1 gene encoding myelin protein zero-like protein 1 isoform X2 gives MPLVLLLSSLYLFYTVKVSAVEVTTPEEIFVENETDVKLPCTFTSVEVISSAASVSWSFQPEGAATRISFFYYSNGKPYTGKDIPFKDRVTWAGDLNKKDASISISNMQFQDNGTYICDVKNPPDIVVKPGEIRLRVVEKDSLPAFPIAMVAGIVIGTVTGLTLLISIVVCLVMRKNNSKKRYSGDPDIDARLGM, from the exons ATGCCTcttgttttacttctttcttctctttaccTTTTCTATACAGTCAAAGTATCGGCAGTAGAAGTCACCACACCAGAGGAGATATTTGTGGAGAATGAAACAGACGTAAAGCTTCCATGCACGTTTACATCCGTGGAGGTGATCAGCAGTGCAGCATCTGTTTCTTGGAGTTTTCAACCAGAGGGAGCAGCAACTCGTATCTCA TTTTTCTATTACTCTAATGGAAAGCCGTACACTGGAAAGGACATACCATTTAAAGACAGGGTCACTTGGGCTGGAGATCTTAACAAGAAAGATGCTTCTATCAGTATATCAAACATGCAGTTCCAGGACAATGGCACTTATATTTGTGATGTCAAGAACCCACCTGATATTGTTGTCAAACCAGGAGAAATCCGGCTTAGAGTTGTGGAGAAAG ACAGCCTGCCTGCGTTCCCCATTGCCATGGTGGCAGGGATAGTCATCGGTACGGTTACAGGTCTCACACTGCTCATCTCTATTGTCGTGTGTCTTGTTATGAGAAAGAACAACTCTAAAAAACGTTACTCTGG AGATCCTGATATAGACGCCAGATTGGGAATGTAG
- the MPZL1 gene encoding myelin protein zero-like protein 1 isoform X1, with the protein MPLVLLLSSLYLFYTVKVSAVEVTTPEEIFVENETDVKLPCTFTSVEVISSAASVSWSFQPEGAATRISFFYYSNGKPYTGKDIPFKDRVTWAGDLNKKDASISISNMQFQDNGTYICDVKNPPDIVVKPGEIRLRVVEKDSLPAFPIAMVAGIVIGTVTGLTLLISIVVCLVMRKNNSKKRYSGFFWLPVGWKKTAQKINSWRFLN; encoded by the exons ATGCCTcttgttttacttctttcttctctttaccTTTTCTATACAGTCAAAGTATCGGCAGTAGAAGTCACCACACCAGAGGAGATATTTGTGGAGAATGAAACAGACGTAAAGCTTCCATGCACGTTTACATCCGTGGAGGTGATCAGCAGTGCAGCATCTGTTTCTTGGAGTTTTCAACCAGAGGGAGCAGCAACTCGTATCTCA TTTTTCTATTACTCTAATGGAAAGCCGTACACTGGAAAGGACATACCATTTAAAGACAGGGTCACTTGGGCTGGAGATCTTAACAAGAAAGATGCTTCTATCAGTATATCAAACATGCAGTTCCAGGACAATGGCACTTATATTTGTGATGTCAAGAACCCACCTGATATTGTTGTCAAACCAGGAGAAATCCGGCTTAGAGTTGTGGAGAAAG ACAGCCTGCCTGCGTTCCCCATTGCCATGGTGGCAGGGATAGTCATCGGTACGGTTACAGGTCTCACACTGCTCATCTCTATTGTCGTGTGTCTTGTTATGAGAAAGAACAACTCTAAAAAACGTTACTCTGG GTTCTTTTGGTTGCCTGTAGGGTGGAAGAAAACAGCTCAAAAAATAAACTCGTGGAGATTTCTAAATTGA